One Camelina sativa cultivar DH55 chromosome 3, Cs, whole genome shotgun sequence genomic window carries:
- the LOC104777184 gene encoding probable aspartic protease At2g35615: MVTKTFLLCSLLAIFFLFASTSSAHLKSLTVELIHRDSPHSPLYNPHHTVYDRLNAAFFRSISRSRRFTSTKTDLQSGLVSNGGEYFMSISIGTPPSKVLAIADTGSDLTWIQCKPCQQCYKQNSPLFDKNKSSTYKTASCDSKSCQALSEHEEGCDASRDICKYRYSYGDESFTRGEVATETISIDSSSGSPVSFPGTAFGCGYNNGGTFEETGSGIIGLGGGPLSLVSQLGSSIGKKFSYCLSHTSSTTNGTSVINLGTNSIPSKPSDDSATLTTPLVVKDPDTYYFLTLEAITVGKTKLPYTGGGYSLNAKSKKTTGNIIIDSGTTLTLLDSGFYDAFGAAVEKSVTGAKRVRDPQGVLTHCYKSGDKEIGLPEITMHFTNADVKLSPINAFVKLSEDMVCMSIIPTTEVAIYGNLVQMDFLVGYDLKTKTVSFQRMDCAGNL; the protein is encoded by the coding sequence atggtaACCAAAACATTCCTCTTATGCTCTCTCTTagccatcttcttcttgttcgcTTCCACTTCTTCAGCTCACTTGAAAAGCCTAACCGTCGAGCTAATTCACCGTGACTCTCCTCATTCACCACTCTACAACCCTCACCACACCGTCTACGACCGTCTAAACGCCGCTTTCTTCCGTTCAATCTCCCGTTCCCGCCGTTTCACAAGTACCAAAACCGATCTCCAATCCGGTTTAGTCTCAAATGGTGGCGAATACTTCATGTCCATCTCCATCGGTACTCCACCGTCCAAAGTCTTAGCCATCGCTGACACGGGAAGTGACCTAACGTGGATCCAATGCAAGCCATGTCAACAATGTTACAAGCAAAACAGTCCACTCTTCGACAAGAACAAATCTTCCACCTACAAAACCGCATCTTGTGATTCAAAATCCTGCCAGGCTTTGTCCGAACACGAAGAAGGGTGCGACGCGTCGAGAGACATCTGCAAATACCGTTACTCTTATGGAGACGAATCGTTTACCAGAGGAGAAGTTGCAACCGAAACAATCTCCATCGATTCTTCCTCTGGCTCCCCTGTTTCTTTCCCTGGTACAGCCTTCGGCTGCGGTTACAACAACGGTGGTACATTCGAAGAAACCGGATCCGGAATCATTGGACTCGGAGGCGGTCCGTTATCGTTAGTCTCCCAGCTCGGTTCTTCCATAGGCAAAAAATTCTCTTATTGCTTGTCACACACGTCATCTACAACAAACGGTACAAGCGTCATAAACCTAGGAACCAACTCGATACCTTCCAAGCCAAGCGACGATTCCGCTACTCTAACTACGCCGCTAGTCGTAAAAGACCCGGACACTTACTATTTCCTGACTCTCGAAGCAATCACCGTCGGCAAAACCAAGCTTCCATACACAGGAGGAGGATACAGTTTAAACgccaaatcaaagaaaacaaccGGGAACATCATAATCGATTCCGGCACTACGCTTACGCTTCTCGACTCGGGATTTTACGATGCTTTTGGTGCAGCGGTGGAAAAATCAGTGACGGGAGCTAAACGTGTGAGGGATCCACAAGGGGTTTTAACACACTGTTACAAATCCGGAGACAAAGAGATCGGTTTACCGGAGATAACAATGCATTTCACTAACGCCGACGTGAAGCTGAGTCCGATCAACGCGTTCGTGAAACTCAGTGAAGATATGGTTTGCATGAGTATAATCCCGACAACTGAAGTTGCTATCTACGGGAACTTGGTTCAGATGGACTTTCTAGTCGGGTATGACTTGAAGACCAAAACTGTGTCGTTTCAACGCATGGATTGCGCTGGTAACTTGTGA
- the LOC104777180 gene encoding SH3 domain-containing protein 1, translated as MEAIRKQAAKLREQVARQQQAVLKHLGHVNADAVVVDEEELHCHQKLQDLYSSTKAAKRLQRNIVRGLEGFIATGTKVVEIGLKFAEDFKKYGDENPDANTPLSRVAHHFGTSYKSVEGERETLLGVLSEQVCEPIRTMIYSAPLEDARHLVNHYDRLRQEVEAQATDVLRRRSKLKESDISEEAYIKLKNSESRLAELKTSMKTLGKEATKAMLEVDDQQQNVTYQRLRALVEAERTYHRNALDILDKLHSEMIAEEESIGSSPKSLPLHLEDAASLPQEEVSSNTSGEIKSNTSGEIKSNRREEMKSNSQEVTKPNPKDEMKSSPQKETKSNHQKELKSSPQEEIKKSNGSDDHHNHQLLSQNDSYFLAKVVHPFDAQAPGELSLAVDDYVIVRQMAGTGWSEGEYKGKAGWFPSAYVEKQEKAPASKIVETNAK; from the exons ATGGAAGCTATAAGAAAGCAAGCGGCGAAACTCAGAGAGCAAGTCGCCAGGCAACAGCAA GCGGTTTTGAAGCATTTAGGGCATGTTAACGCGgatgctgttgttgttgatgaagaagagcttCATTGTCATCAGAAGCTTCAAGATCTGTATAGCTCTACTAAGGCTGCAAAG CGTTTGCAAAGGAACATTGTTCGTGGACTCGAAGGTTTCATTGCCACAGGCACGAAAGTTGTAGAGATTG GGTTGAAGTTTGCTGAAGATTTTAAGAAATATGGAGATGAGAATCCTGATGCTAATACTCCTCTCTCAAGAGTTGCACATCACTTTGGTACCTCTTACAAGTCGGTGGAAGGCGAGAGGGAAACGCTCCTTGGAGTTCTTAGTGAGCAG GTTTGTGAGCCAATTCGTACAATGATATATAGTGCGCCTTTGGAAGATGCTAGGCATTTGGTGAATCACTATGACAGGCTGAGACAAGAAGTTGAAGCTCAG GCAACTGATGTACTGAGGAGAAGATCAAAGTTGAAGGAATCTGATATTTCTGAAGAAGCCTACATTAAACTTAAGAATTCCGAATCGAGATTGGCGGAGCTCAAAACAAGTATGAAAACTCTTGGCAAAGAAGCTACCAAGGCCATGTTGGAAGTTGACGATCAGCAGCAGAATGTTACTTATCAGCGCCTTCGTGCTCTG GTTGAAGCCGAGAGAACATATCATCGTAATGCTCTTGATATCCTCGACAAGCTACATTCTGAG ATGATTGCTGAGGAAGAATCTATAGGATCATCACCAAAGTCACTACCTTTACATTTAGAGGATGCTGCTTCTCTTCCCCAAGAAGAAGTGAGTTCAAATACCTCGGGAGAGATCAAATCAAATACCTCGGGAGAGATCAAATCAAATCGTCGAGAAGAAATGAAGTCTAATTCTCAAGAAGTAACCAAACCCAATCCCAAGGATGAAATGAAGTCCAGTCctcaaaaagaaaccaaatccaaTCACCAGAAAGAACTCAAGTCTAGTCCACAGGAAGAGATCAAGAAGTCCAATGGATCTGATGATCATCACAACCATCAACTTCTCAGTCAGAATGATTCTTACTTTCTTGCAAAG GTTGTGCACCCGTTTGATGCTCAAGCCCCAGGGGAACTCAGTCTAGCTGTCGATGATTATGTAATTGTGCGACAG ATGGCTGGAACAGGCTGGTCAGAAGGAGAATACAAGGGCAAAGCCGGATGGTTTCCTTCTGCTTACGTCGAGAAACAAGAGAAAGCTCCCGCGAGCAAGATCGTGGAAACAAACGCCAAGTAG
- the LOC104777185 gene encoding protein FAM133A-like, with amino-acid sequence MADFGYFSDTDDSAVEELVSQAKELSALEQIAAINCSGFTDSTLPDDLESRFRRLKSLPAPPRTDPVSSSSSKNTKKHLSQSKSVATHHPKEDVNFSGNRRNQGKIPGSVSLSDEESSKITRNKRDLDLKSSSRAELVSNGSGDFSDSGNISETKIFSPVKQTRKEKRRVVSSPSSSSSSSIDLATPPSTDSEPEKKSKSKSKSSSWFDKLSPSKIIGSIWRSSPKKSPTNNKNLKSCKSFNTAATYSSGRERNIDFDEFLSDLNAFPVEDQRKMLKKALKEQQKMRKEAAAIIKMAKQASAKFDFDD; translated from the coding sequence ATGGCGGATTTTGGGTATTTTTCGGATACAGACGATTCAGCAGTAGAAGAGCTGGTTTCTCAAGCGAAGGAGCTTTCGGCTTTGGAGCAAATAGCTGCGATCAATTGTTCCGGATTCACCGATTCAACTCTCCCCGATGATCTCGAATCTCGTTTCCGTCGCCTCAAATCTCTTCCAGCTCCTCCACGAACCGACCCGGTTTCGTCATCTTCGTCGAAGAACACGAAGAAGCATCTCTCACAGTCCAAGAGCGTGGCGACTCATCATCCCAAGGAGGATgtgaatttctcaggaaatcgAAGAAATCAAGGTAAAATTCCTGGTTCCGTGAGTTTATCTGATGAAGAATCGAGTAAAATCACGAGAAACAAACGAGATCTGGACTTGAAATCGAGTTCGCGAGCTGAGCTCGTCTCTAATGGAAGTGGAGATTTCTCAGATTCTGGAAACATCAGTGAGACTAAGATTTTCTCGCCAGTGAAACAAACCAGAAAAGAGAAACGCAGAGTCGTATCAtcaccatcgtcttcttcgtcatcttcGATTGATTTAGCTACACCACCATCAACAGATTCAGAAccagagaagaaatcaaaatcgaaatcgaaaTCCTCATCATGGTTCGACAAGCTATCTCCGTCGAAGATCATCGGATCAATTTGGCGTTCGTCACCGAAGAAATCACCAACCAACAACAAGAATCTCAAAAGTTGTAAATCGTTTAACACTGCTGCTACTTACTCTTCTGGTCGAGAGAGGAACATCGATTTCGACGAGTTTTTATCTGATCTGAATGCGTTTCCAGTCGAAGATCAGAGAAAAATGTTGAAGAAAGCTCTCAAAGAGCAGCAGAAGATGAGGAAAGAAGCAGCCGCGATCATCAAAATGGCCAAACAGGCTTCAGCTAAATTCGATTTTGAtgattga
- the LOC104777186 gene encoding protein NUCLEAR FUSION DEFECTIVE 4-like isoform X2, which translates to MAEMDCSRCGDLDPSFDGNQLRFLCLLLPSQIGARSFSGEVELPRGGFRFGESVRVVVWDRFRLLPSLRRSFCCGGYGICWLWCSVACHHQHHHFALFSGVSLLLVGWIKYMLVQHSLFHPLHSSFPEQSCSCFIFNAVMTSFHLLLSSSSTSSARLNLLGAIVLLVFPLCAPLLVYARDYFLPVINHRLTHESSGYVMLNIDELKSQKASVSGYELVGTAKEGNIVRLGDEHSFRLLISRLEFWLYYIAYFCGGTIGLVYSNNLGQIAQSLGQNSTTLVTIYSSFSFFGRLLSAAPDFMHKRYRLTRTGWFAIALLPTPIAFFLLAVSSSQQTALQTATALIGLSSGFIFAAAVSITSDLFGPNSVGVNHNILITNIPIGSLLYGYIAASIYEANASPEITLFVSDSIVCLGRDCYFKTFMFWGFLSILGVVSSLLLYIRTKPVYNRLEQDQGSITPSSHKDLDPL; encoded by the exons ATGGCGGAAATGGACTGTTCTCGTTGCGGCGATCTGGATCCAAGCTTCGACGGGAACCAACTTCGATTTCTCTGCTTACTCCTCCCATCTCAAATCGGTGCTCGGAGTTTCTCAGGTGAGGTTGAATTACCTCGCGGTGGCTTCCGATTTGGGGAAAGCGTTCGGGTGGTCGTCTGGGATCGCTTTAGGTTACTTCCCTCTCTCCGTCGTTCTTTTTGCTGCGGCGGCTATGGGATTTGTTGGTTATGGTGTTCAGTGGCTTGTCATCACCAACATCATCACTTTGCCTTATTCTCTG GTGTTTCTCTGTTGCTTGTTGGCTGGATTAAGTATATGTTGGTTCAACACAGCTTGTTTCATCCTCTGCATTCGTCATTTCCCGAACAATCGTGCTCTTGCTTTATCTTTAACG CCGTCATGACAAGTTTCCACCTTCTCCTATCCAGTTCCAGTACTTCATCAGCTCGGTTGAATCTTCTTGGAGCTATTGTCCTTTTGGTTTTCCCCTTGTGTGCTCCTCTTCTCGTTTATGCTCGGGATTACTTTCTTCCGGTTATTAACCATCGTTTAACCCATGAAAGCTCTGGCTATGTTATGCTTAACATAGATGAGCTCAAGAGCCAAAAAGCGTCTGTTTCCGGATATGAACTTGTGGGGACTGCTAAGGAAGGGAACATAGTGAGGCTCGGTGATGAACACTCGTTTCGATTGCTCATAAGTAGATTGGAGTTTTGGTTATACTACATTGCGTATTTCTGTGGTGGCACGATTGGTCTTGTGTATAGCAACAATTTGGGACAGATTGCTCAGTCTTTGGGACAGAACTCTACAACCCTAGTCACAATCTACTCTTCATTCTCCTTCTTCGGTCGGTTGCTCTCTGCCGCACCAGATTTTATGCACAA GAGATATCGTTTGACAAGAACCGGCTGGTTTGCAATCGCACTCTTACCAACTCCAATCGCTTTCTTTTTACTGGCGGTATCATCGTCACAACAAACAGCATTGCAAACCGCGACAGCCTTAATCGGTCTGAGCTCAGGTTTCATATTCGCAGCAGCAGTCTCCATAACATCTGATCTCTTCGGACCCAATAGCGTAGGTGTTAACCACAACATTCTCATCACAAACATACCAATCGGCTCACTCTTATACGGTTACATCGCTGCCTCCATTTACGAAGCCAACGCAAGCCCCGAGATAACACTGTTCGTCTCTGACTCAATTGTTTGCTTAGGAAGAGACTGCTACTTCAAAACATTTATGTTTTGGGGTTTCTTGTCTATCCTCGGCGTCGTTTCAAGTCTGTTGCTGTACATAAGAACCAAACCGGTTTATAACCGGCTTGAACAAGACCAGGGTTCAATAACACCATCATCACACAAGGATCTTGATCCATTGTAA
- the LOC104777182 gene encoding pentatricopeptide repeat-containing protein At1g31430-like translates to MSMGSVQTPSLLMYNKMLKSLAETKSYTKVLALFGELRGQGLYPDSFTLPVVLKSIGRLRKVLEGEKVHGYAVKAGLEFDSYVSNSLMGMYASTGKMEITHKVFDEMPQRDVVSWNGLISSYVGHGRFEDAVAVFKRMSQETNLKADESTIVSTLSACSVLKNLEVGEWIHKYVVTEFEMSVKIGNALVDMFCKCGCLDKARAVFDSMRDRNVKCWTSIVSGYVSNGKIDEARELFERSPVKDVVLWTAMMNGYVQFNRFDEALELFRCMQTEGIRPDNFVLVSLLTGCAQTGALEQGKWIHGYIRENRVTVDKVVGTALVDMYAKCGCIETALGVFYEMKERDTASWTSLIYGLAMNGMSGRALDLYNEMEHIGVRLDDITFVAVLTACNHGGFVEEGRRIFYSMNKVHKIQPKSEHCSCLIDLLCRAGLLDEAEDLISEMRSENDETLVPVYCSLLSAARNYGNVEIAERVAEKLEKVEVSDSSAHTLLASVYASANRWEDVTNVRRRMKDMGIRKFPGCSSIKIEGVSHEFILGDDPSYHPKMDEINSMLHQTTNLMVGLEHEEIEI, encoded by the coding sequence ATGAGTATGGGTTCTGTACAAACTCCATCACTTCTTATGTACAATAAGATGCTCAAATCTCTTGCTGAGACAAAGAGTTACACGAAAGTTTTGGCTTTGTTCGGTGAATTGCGAGGACAAGGCTTGTATCCTGATAGTTTCACTTTACCGGTTGTTCTGAAATCAATTGGTCGTTTGAGGAAAGTTCTAGAAGGTGAGAAGGTTCATGGTTATGCTGTGAAAGCTGGGCTTGAGTTCGATTCTTACGTATCTAATTCACTCATGGGGATGTATGCTTCAACGGGTAAAATGGAGATCACTCAtaaagtgttcgacgaaatgcctcaacgagatgttgtttcttggaaCGGGTTGATTTCTAGTTATGTTGGACATGGGAGGTttgaggatgctgttgctgttTTTAAAAGGATGAGTCAGGAGACCAATTTGAAGGCTGATGAGAGTACGATTGTGAGTACTCTTTCAGCTTGTTCGGTTTTGAAGAATTTGGAAGTTGGTGAATGGATTCATAAGTATGTTGTCACAGAATTTGAAATGAGTGTTAAGATTGGGAATGCATTGGTTGATATGTTTTGCAAATGTGGGTGTCTCGATAAGGCTAGAGCTGTTTTTGATTCGATGAGAGACAGGAATGTCAAGTGTTGGACTAGCATTGTTTCTGGGTATGTTAGTAATGGTAAGATTGATGAGGCGAGAGAGTTGTTTGAGAGAAGTCCTGTAAAGGATGTTGTTCTGTGGACAGCTATGATGAATGGTTATGTTCAGTTTAACCGGTTTGATGAGGCACTGGAATTGTTCAGGTGCATGCAGACTGAAGGAATCAGGCCTGATAATTTCGTACTAGTCTCTCTCTTGACAGGTTGCGCGCAGACGGGAGCTTTAGAGCAAGGGAAGTGGATACATGGGTACATACGTGAGAATAGAGTTACAGTAGATAAAGTAGTTGGTACTGCTCTTGTAGACATGTATGCAAAATGTGGATGTATTGAGACAGCTCTAGGGGTTTTCTATGAAATGAAGGAGAGAGATACGGCTTCATGGACATCACTTATCTACGGTCTTGCAATGAACGGGATGTCAGGGAGAGCTTTGGATTTGTATAACGAAATGGAACATATCGGTGTTAGACTAGATGATATAACCTTTGTTGCGGTCTTAACAGCTTGTAATCATGGTGGATTTGTAGAGGAAGGACGTAGGATTTTCTATTCAATGAACAAAGTACATAAGATCCAGCCTAAGTCAGAGCACTGCAGCTGTCTGATTGACCTACTATGCAGAGCTGGATTATTAGATGAAGCAGAGGATTTGATAAGTGAAATGCGAAGTGAAAACGATGAAACTCTTGTTCCTGTGTACTGTTCTTTGCTTAGCGCTGCTCGGAACTATGGGAACGTAGAAATAGCTGAACGGGTAGCGGAAAAGCTCGAGAAAGTGGAAGTAAGTGATTCCAGTGCTCATACTCTGCTGGCAAGTGTATACGCATCTGCTAATAGATGGGAAGATGTAACGAATGTGAGAAGGAGAATGAAAGATATGGGAATCAGAAAGTTTCCTGGTTGCAGCTCCATCAAGATTGAAGGGGTTTCTCATGAATTTATTCTTGGAGATGATCCATCATATCACCCAAAAATGGATGAGATCAACTCAATGCTGCATCAAACGACAAATCTGATGGTGGGTTTGGAACATgaagaaattgaaatttga
- the LOC104777186 gene encoding protein NUCLEAR FUSION DEFECTIVE 4-like isoform X1, translated as MRPRIRDASDKLRPNRASFDDDDAKFHRKHLPPLRTMFGRWRKWTVLVAAIWIQASTGTNFDFSAYSSHLKSVLGVSQVRLNYLAVASDLGKAFGWSSGIALGYFPLSVVLFAAAAMGFVGYGVQWLVITNIITLPYSLVFLCCLLAGLSICWFNTACFILCIRHFPNNRALALSLTVSFNGISAALYSLAFNAINPSSSNLYLLLNSLVPLVVSFAALYPVLSKPSIDPTTPDSESRRHDSHVFTILNVLAVMTSFHLLLSSSSTSSARLNLLGAIVLLVFPLCAPLLVYARDYFLPVINHRLTHESSGYVMLNIDELKSQKASVSGYELVGTAKEGNIVRLGDEHSFRLLISRLEFWLYYIAYFCGGTIGLVYSNNLGQIAQSLGQNSTTLVTIYSSFSFFGRLLSAAPDFMHKRYRLTRTGWFAIALLPTPIAFFLLAVSSSQQTALQTATALIGLSSGFIFAAAVSITSDLFGPNSVGVNHNILITNIPIGSLLYGYIAASIYEANASPEITLFVSDSIVCLGRDCYFKTFMFWGFLSILGVVSSLLLYIRTKPVYNRLEQDQGSITPSSHKDLDPL; from the exons ATGAGACCTCGAATCAGAGATGCCTCAGATAAACTCCGACCTAATCGAGCCTCCTTCGACGACGACGACGCAAAGTTTCACCGGAAACACCTTCCGCCTCTCAGGACCATGTTCGGTCGATGGCGGAAATGGACTGTTCTCGTTGCGGCGATCTGGATCCAAGCTTCGACGGGAACCAACTTCGATTTCTCTGCTTACTCCTCCCATCTCAAATCGGTGCTCGGAGTTTCTCAGGTGAGGTTGAATTACCTCGCGGTGGCTTCCGATTTGGGGAAAGCGTTCGGGTGGTCGTCTGGGATCGCTTTAGGTTACTTCCCTCTCTCCGTCGTTCTTTTTGCTGCGGCGGCTATGGGATTTGTTGGTTATGGTGTTCAGTGGCTTGTCATCACCAACATCATCACTTTGCCTTATTCTCTG GTGTTTCTCTGTTGCTTGTTGGCTGGATTAAGTATATGTTGGTTCAACACAGCTTGTTTCATCCTCTGCATTCGTCATTTCCCGAACAATCGTGCTCTTGCTTTATCTTTAACGGTAAGCTTCAATGGTATCAGTGCAGCCTTATACTCCCTTGCTTTCAATGCGATTAACCCGTCATCTTCCAACTTATACCTTCTGCTGAACTCTCTGGTTCCCCTTGTTGTTTCCTTTGCTGCCCTTTACCCGGTTCTTAGTAAACCATCTATAGACCCTACTACACCAGACAGTGAATCACGAAGACATGACTCTCATGTGTTTACTATTTTGAATGTGTTAGCCGTCATGACAAGTTTCCACCTTCTCCTATCCAGTTCCAGTACTTCATCAGCTCGGTTGAATCTTCTTGGAGCTATTGTCCTTTTGGTTTTCCCCTTGTGTGCTCCTCTTCTCGTTTATGCTCGGGATTACTTTCTTCCGGTTATTAACCATCGTTTAACCCATGAAAGCTCTGGCTATGTTATGCTTAACATAGATGAGCTCAAGAGCCAAAAAGCGTCTGTTTCCGGATATGAACTTGTGGGGACTGCTAAGGAAGGGAACATAGTGAGGCTCGGTGATGAACACTCGTTTCGATTGCTCATAAGTAGATTGGAGTTTTGGTTATACTACATTGCGTATTTCTGTGGTGGCACGATTGGTCTTGTGTATAGCAACAATTTGGGACAGATTGCTCAGTCTTTGGGACAGAACTCTACAACCCTAGTCACAATCTACTCTTCATTCTCCTTCTTCGGTCGGTTGCTCTCTGCCGCACCAGATTTTATGCACAA GAGATATCGTTTGACAAGAACCGGCTGGTTTGCAATCGCACTCTTACCAACTCCAATCGCTTTCTTTTTACTGGCGGTATCATCGTCACAACAAACAGCATTGCAAACCGCGACAGCCTTAATCGGTCTGAGCTCAGGTTTCATATTCGCAGCAGCAGTCTCCATAACATCTGATCTCTTCGGACCCAATAGCGTAGGTGTTAACCACAACATTCTCATCACAAACATACCAATCGGCTCACTCTTATACGGTTACATCGCTGCCTCCATTTACGAAGCCAACGCAAGCCCCGAGATAACACTGTTCGTCTCTGACTCAATTGTTTGCTTAGGAAGAGACTGCTACTTCAAAACATTTATGTTTTGGGGTTTCTTGTCTATCCTCGGCGTCGTTTCAAGTCTGTTGCTGTACATAAGAACCAAACCGGTTTATAACCGGCTTGAACAAGACCAGGGTTCAATAACACCATCATCACACAAGGATCTTGATCCATTGTAA